From one Pecten maximus chromosome 8, xPecMax1.1, whole genome shotgun sequence genomic stretch:
- the LOC117332138 gene encoding serine/arginine repetitive matrix protein 2-like, producing the protein MFPYSRGRLSYRDVPYSKRSLSYRDVPYSKRRLSYRDVPYSRGRLSYRDVPYSKRRLSYRDVPYSKRRLLYRDVPYYKRRLSYRDVPYSRGRLSHRDVPYSKRRLSYRDAPYSKSRLSYRDVPYSRGRLSYRDVLYSKRRLSYRDVPYSKRRLLYRDVPYYKRRLSYRDVPYSKRRLSYRDVPYSRGRLSYRNVPYSKMRLSYRDVPYYKRRLSYRDVPYSRERLSYRDVPYTKRRLSYRDVPYFRERLSYRDVPYSKRRLSYRDVPYSKRRLSYRDVPYSKRRLSHRDVPYSRGRLSYRDVPYTKRRLSYRDVPYSKRRLSHRDVPYSKRRLSYRDVLYSRGRLSYRDVPYSKRRLSYRDVPYSRGRLSYRDVPYSRGRLSYRDVPYSRGRLSYRDVPYSKGRHRRRHPSTEPTNSYFIEWKEFLDDLYTTAFKHNCQGIDIKRFMSDWTKLKCK; encoded by the coding sequence ATGTTTCCATACTCCAGGGGGAGATTATCGTATCGTGACGTTCCATACTCCAAGAGGAGTTTATCGTATCGTGATGTTCCGTACTCCAAGAGGAGATTATCGTATCGTGATGTTCCATACTCCAGGGGGAGATTATCGTATCGTGATGTTCCGTACTCCAAGAGGAGATTATCGTATCGTGATGTTCCGTACTCCAAGAGGAGATTATTGTATCGTGATGTTCCGTACTACAAGAGGAGATTATCGTATCGTGATGTTCCGTACTCCAGGGGGAGATTATCGCATCGTGATGTTCCATACTCCAAGAGGAGATTATCGTATCGTGATGCTCCGTACTCCAAGAGTAGATTATCGTATCGTGATGTTCCATACTCCAGGGGGAGATTATCGTATCGTGATGTTCTGTACTCCAAGAGGAGATTATCGTATCGTGATGTTCCGTACTCCAAGAGGAGATTATTGTATCGTGATGTTCCGTACTACAAGAGGAGATTATCGTATCGTGATGTTCCGTACTCCAAGAGGAGATTATCGTATCGTGATGTTCCATACTCCAGGGGGAGATTATCGTATCGTAATGTTCCATACTCCAAGATGAGATTATCGTATCGTGATGTTCCGTACTACAAGAGGAGATTATCGTATCGTGATGTTCCGTACTCCAGGGAGAGATTATCGTATCGTGATGTTCCGTACACCAAGAGGAGATTATCGTATCGTGATGTTCCGTACTTCAGGGAGAGATTATCGTATCGTGATGTTCCGTACTCCAAGAGGAGATTATCGTATCGTGATGTTCCGTACTCCAAGAGGAGATTATCGTATCGTGATGTTCCGTACTCCAAGAGGAGATTATCGCATCGTGATGTTCCATACTCCAGGGGGAGATTATCGTATCGTGATGTTCCGTACACCAAGAGGAGATTATCGTATCGTGATGTTCCGTACTCCAAGAGGAGATTATCGCATCGTGATGTTCCGTACTCCAAGAGGAGATTATCGTATCGTGATGTTCTATACTCCAGGGGGAGATTATCATATCGTGATGTTCCGTACTCCAAGAGGAGATTATCGTATCGTGATGTTCCGTACTCCAGGGGGAGATTATCGTATCGTGATGTTCCATACTCCAGGGGGAGATTATCGTATCGTGATGTTCCATACTCCAGGGGGAGATTATCGTATCGCGATGTTCCATACTCCAAGGGGAGACATCGTCGCAGACATCCATCCACGGAACCTACAAATTCCTATTTTATTGAATGGAAGGAGTTTCTTGATGATTTGTACACTACGGCTTTCAAACATAATTGTCAAGGAATAGATATCAAGCGGTTCATGTCCGACTGGACAAAGCTTAAATGTAAATAG